Proteins from one Alysiella filiformis genomic window:
- a CDS encoding response regulator, producing the protein MNPHILILEDEREIAELIEMALQRAHYTTQIAVTAAQAQAFLAQEKCDLLLLDVGLPDINGFDFLKMIRAQSPLPVIMLTAQDEEIDRILGLELGADDYLGKPFSPRELLARIKAVLRRTQIINKQPETPIAAPWQDDTESHCIRHCGQALPLTLGEYRLLRTLLHRQGRVFSREELLIAMFGNQHPSDPNTINTHIRALRQKLRTANIDEQVIRTHHGLGYSFSC; encoded by the coding sequence ATGAATCCACATATCCTAATCCTTGAAGATGAACGCGAAATTGCCGAATTGATTGAAATGGCATTGCAACGCGCCCATTACACCACCCAAATTGCCGTTACCGCCGCGCAAGCCCAAGCATTTTTGGCACAAGAAAAATGCGATTTGCTGTTGCTGGACGTGGGTTTGCCCGACATCAACGGCTTTGATTTTTTGAAGATGATTCGCGCTCAATCGCCTTTGCCCGTTATCATGCTCACGGCGCAAGATGAGGAAATTGACCGCATTTTGGGCTTGGAATTGGGCGCAGACGATTATTTGGGCAAACCATTTAGCCCACGCGAATTGTTGGCGCGAATCAAAGCCGTGTTGCGCCGCACCCAAATCATCAACAAGCAGCCTGAAACCCCCATCGCCGCCCCATGGCAAGACGACACCGAATCACATTGCATACGCCATTGTGGACAAGCCTTGCCGCTCACCTTGGGCGAATACCGCCTGTTGCGTACGCTGCTCCATCGGCAAGGGCGCGTGTTCAGCCGCGAAGAATTGCTCATCGCCATGTTTGGCAATCAGCACCCTTCCGACCCCAATACCATCAACACCCACATTCGCGCCTTGCGCCAAAAATTGCGTACCGCCAACATTGACGAGCAAGTCATACGCACACATCATGGTTTGGGATACAGTTTTTCATGTTGA
- the pepD gene encoding beta-Ala-His dipeptidase, protein MPLSKLEPQIVWDYFAKLCAIPRPTYQEEAVQQFVLDEAKRLNLQAERDKTGNIVVRKPATQGKEQAQGVILQAHLDMVAQKNHDSQHNFATDPILPYVDGDWVKARGTTLGADNGIGAAAALAVLASDNIAHGNLECLFTASEESGMDGALGLQAGWLKGDILLNLDSETLGEICIGCAGGVDATFSLPTTTQTATGTAFRLTVRGLKGGHSGIDIIKQRGNAIKILVQILRDLGDEIALADVQGGTLRNAIPREAEAVFFSQREWAFLHNQIHVLFEKIKATLSSEDQNCQIELHAHSATNMCFTKESQERVLRVLNACPNGVDAMNLDVANLVETSSNLAKVECVSGSLNVYCLLRSQNDFARNHLAQRMSDLFELAGGTAQLSGAYAGWRPVVGAAITQILAREGEKLLGKQPEIGVIHAGLECGILATHYPHWQMASFGPTIEMPHSPDERVQIQSVGVFWTWLKNVLAAVD, encoded by the coding sequence ATGCCCTTATCCAAACTTGAACCGCAAATTGTGTGGGATTATTTTGCCAAATTGTGTGCCATTCCACGCCCCACTTATCAGGAAGAGGCGGTGCAGCAGTTTGTTTTGGACGAAGCTAAGCGTTTGAATTTGCAAGCCGAACGCGATAAGACTGGCAATATTGTTGTTCGCAAACCCGCCACGCAAGGCAAAGAACAGGCACAAGGCGTGATTTTGCAAGCGCATTTGGACATGGTCGCGCAAAAAAACCACGACAGCCAGCACAATTTTGCCACCGACCCCATTTTGCCCTATGTTGATGGCGATTGGGTCAAGGCGCGTGGCACCACTTTGGGCGCGGACAATGGCATAGGCGCGGCAGCAGCCTTGGCGGTTTTGGCGAGCGACAACATTGCACATGGCAATTTGGAATGCCTGTTTACCGCCAGCGAAGAAAGCGGCATGGACGGTGCGTTGGGCTTGCAGGCAGGCTGGCTCAAAGGCGACATTTTGCTCAATTTGGATTCGGAAACCTTGGGCGAAATTTGCATTGGCTGCGCGGGCGGTGTGGACGCGACTTTCAGCCTGCCCACCACCACGCAAACGGCAACAGGCACGGCGTTTCGCCTGACGGTACGCGGTTTGAAAGGCGGTCATTCGGGCATAGACATCATCAAACAGCGCGGCAATGCCATCAAAATTTTGGTGCAGATTTTGCGCGATTTGGGCGATGAGATTGCATTGGCAGATGTACAGGGCGGCACTTTACGCAACGCCATTCCGCGTGAAGCCGAAGCGGTGTTTTTCAGCCAGCGTGAATGGGCATTTTTGCACAATCAAATTCACGTTTTGTTTGAAAAAATCAAGGCAACCCTGTCCAGCGAAGACCAGAATTGCCAAATTGAATTGCACGCGCATTCTGCCACCAACATGTGTTTCACAAAAGAAAGCCAAGAGCGCGTACTGCGCGTTTTAAACGCCTGCCCCAACGGTGTGGACGCGATGAATTTGGACGTTGCCAATTTGGTGGAAACGTCCAGCAATTTGGCGAAGGTGGAATGCGTTTCAGGCAGCCTGAACGTGTATTGTTTGTTGCGCTCGCAAAACGATTTTGCGCGTAACCATTTGGCGCAACGCATGAGCGATTTGTTTGAATTGGCAGGCGGCACGGCACAATTAAGTGGCGCGTATGCGGGTTGGCGACCTGTGGTGGGCGCGGCAATCACGCAAATTTTGGCGCGTGAAGGCGAAAAATTGCTGGGCAAGCAGCCTGAAATTGGCGTGATTCACGCTGGTTTGGAATGCGGCATTTTGGCGACCCACTATCCGCATTGGCAAATGGCATCGTTTGGTCCCACGATTGAAATGCCGCATTCGCCCGATGAACGTGTGCAAATTCAATCGGTTGGCGTGTTTTGGACTTGGTTGAAAAATGTGTTGGCGGCGGTGGATTAA
- a CDS encoding inner membrane CreD family protein: MSKKLWHFLALCVVFSLVLMLINNLAEQRLSYHSSPLLGEMDYRMIIRSMKYGMLLVIMVFSVFFLSEILQDWHIHPIQYLLVGAALSLFYLLLLSFAEHIGFVAAYVLGAVACIGLLWWYLQYVLASQKGVHLMAGLLIVSYATMFVLLRLQEYNLVVGSCLLFATLFGVMYFTRHINWYELEQKYHDDEKTTTKKSIS, from the coding sequence ATGAGCAAAAAATTATGGCACTTTTTGGCATTGTGCGTGGTGTTTTCTTTGGTTTTGATGTTGATTAACAATTTGGCAGAGCAGCGTTTATCTTACCATTCCAGTCCGCTTTTGGGCGAGATGGATTACCGCATGATTATCCGCAGCATGAAATACGGTATGCTATTGGTGATTATGGTGTTTTCGGTTTTCTTTTTGAGTGAGATTTTGCAAGATTGGCACATCCACCCCATACAATATTTGCTGGTGGGGGCGGCATTGTCGCTGTTTTATTTGCTGCTGTTGTCGTTTGCGGAACACATTGGTTTTGTGGCGGCGTATGTGCTGGGGGCTGTGGCGTGCATTGGCTTGCTGTGGTGGTATTTGCAATATGTGCTGGCAAGCCAAAAGGGGGTGCATTTGATGGCGGGTTTGTTGATTGTGTCGTATGCCACCATGTTTGTGCTGCTGCGCTTGCAAGAATACAATTTGGTGGTGGGTTCGTGTTTGTTGTTTGCCACCTTGTTTGGTGTGATGTATTTTACGCGCCACATTAATTGGTATGAGTTGGAACAAAAATACCATGATGATGAAAAGACCACCACCAAAAAATCAATATCTTAA
- a CDS encoding pseudouridine synthase, with product MTNTPHEAVRLSKRMAELNLCSRREADQYIEQGWVKVNGNVAVLGQKVLPSDRIDLDKLAHQQQAQRVTILLNKPVGFVSGQPEKDYRAAVELITADNHWEGDTSRIPFDVKQLKGLAPAGRLDIDSVGLLVLTQDGRIAKQLIGEHSGSEKEYLVRVKGKLSENGLALLNHGLSLDGEKLRPAQVSWQNEDQLRFILKQGKKRQIRRMCELVGLRVVGLKRIRIGKVKLGALPTGKWRYLGDNERF from the coding sequence CCACACGAAGCCGTGCGCCTGTCCAAACGCATGGCAGAATTGAACCTTTGCTCGCGCCGCGAAGCCGACCAATATATTGAACAAGGTTGGGTTAAAGTCAATGGCAACGTTGCCGTGTTGGGACAAAAAGTCCTGCCCAGCGACCGCATTGATTTGGACAAACTCGCCCACCAACAACAAGCCCAGCGCGTGACCATTTTGCTGAATAAGCCTGTGGGATTTGTGAGCGGGCAGCCTGAAAAAGACTACCGCGCCGCCGTAGAGCTGATTACCGCCGACAACCATTGGGAAGGCGACACCAGCCGCATTCCCTTTGACGTGAAACAATTAAAAGGGCTGGCACCTGCGGGGCGTTTGGACATTGATTCGGTGGGATTGCTGGTGCTGACGCAAGACGGACGCATTGCCAAACAGCTCATCGGCGAACATTCAGGCAGCGAAAAAGAATATTTGGTGCGCGTAAAAGGCAAATTATCGGAAAACGGCTTGGCATTGCTCAATCACGGTTTGAGCTTGGACGGCGAAAAACTGCGCCCTGCCCAAGTTTCATGGCAAAACGAAGACCAGTTGCGTTTCATTTTAAAACAAGGCAAAAAACGCCAAATTCGCCGAATGTGTGAATTGGTGGGTTTGCGCGTGGTGGGCTTGAAACGCATACGCATAGGCAAAGTGAAATTGGGCGCATTGCCCACAGGCAAATGGCGGTATTTGGGCGACAATGAGCGGTTTTGA
- a CDS encoding glutamine--tRNA ligase/YqeY domain fusion protein, producing MLNKDQFADNHFIRTIIEDDLQSGKHTAIQTRFPPEPNGYLHIGHAKSICLNFGLAYVFDGKCNLRFDDTNPEKENQEYVDSIKEDVQWLGFQWQGEPRYASDYFDQLFDYAVGLIKEGKAYVCDLTPEEMREYRGTLTEAGKNSPYRDRTAEENLDLFMKMRDGAFPDGSKTLRLKIDMASGNINMRDPVIYRIRRAHHHNTGDKWCIYPMYDYTHAISDAIENITHSLCTLEFEAHRPLYDWVLDNIPSPSQPRQYEFSRLELLYSITSKRKLNQLVSENHVSGWDDPRMPTISGMRRRGYTPEGLRLFAKRVGISKSENIVDMDVLEGAIREDLEHAAPRLMVVLNPLKITLTNFEQGKTQSRTAAFHPNNDSFGEREVPISSTIYIEQDDFAEEPPKGWKRLTLGGEVRLRHGYVIKCDEVVKDENGQIIELKCSIDHDTLGKNPEGRKVKGVIHWVSAEHAAPIKVRLYDRLFTVERPDAVRGDDGEYLPFTDFINPQSKQEITAFAESVVNDLPPESRWQFERVGYFVTDRHDHKQGQMPVFNRTVTLKDGFQK from the coding sequence ATGTTAAACAAAGACCAATTCGCCGACAACCACTTTATCCGCACCATCATTGAAGACGACCTGCAAAGCGGCAAACACACCGCCATTCAAACCCGCTTCCCCCCCGAACCCAACGGCTATTTGCACATCGGACACGCCAAATCCATTTGCCTGAATTTTGGCTTGGCGTATGTGTTTGACGGCAAATGCAATTTGCGTTTTGACGACACCAATCCCGAAAAAGAAAACCAAGAATACGTTGATTCCATTAAAGAAGACGTACAATGGCTCGGCTTTCAATGGCAAGGCGAACCGCGCTATGCCTCTGATTATTTTGACCAATTATTTGATTACGCAGTCGGCTTAATCAAAGAAGGCAAAGCCTACGTTTGCGATTTAACGCCAGAAGAAATGCGCGAATATCGCGGCACGCTCACCGAAGCAGGCAAAAACAGCCCCTACCGCGACCGCACCGCAGAAGAAAACCTTGATTTATTCATGAAAATGCGTGATGGCGCGTTCCCAGACGGCAGCAAAACCCTGCGCCTGAAAATTGACATGGCATCGGGCAACATCAATATGCGCGACCCCGTGATTTACCGCATACGCCGCGCCCACCACCACAACACAGGCGACAAATGGTGCATTTACCCCATGTACGACTACACCCACGCCATTTCCGATGCCATTGAAAACATTACCCATTCTTTGTGTACTTTGGAATTTGAAGCGCACCGTCCGCTTTACGATTGGGTGTTGGACAACATTCCCAGCCCCAGCCAACCGCGCCAATACGAATTTTCGCGTTTGGAATTGCTGTACTCCATCACATCAAAACGCAAATTAAACCAACTGGTTAGCGAAAACCACGTTTCAGGCTGGGACGACCCACGCATGCCCACCATTTCGGGTATGCGAAGACGCGGCTACACGCCCGAAGGCTTGCGCCTGTTTGCCAAGCGCGTGGGCATTTCCAAATCCGAAAACATCGTGGACATGGACGTGCTGGAAGGCGCAATCCGCGAAGATTTGGAGCATGCTGCGCCGCGTTTGATGGTGGTGTTGAACCCACTGAAAATCACTTTAACCAATTTTGAACAAGGCAAAACGCAAAGTCGCACAGCCGCTTTCCACCCCAATAACGACAGTTTTGGCGAACGTGAAGTGCCAATCAGTTCAACCATTTACATTGAGCAAGACGATTTTGCCGAAGAACCACCAAAAGGCTGGAAACGTTTGACTTTGGGTGGCGAAGTGCGTTTGCGCCACGGTTACGTCATCAAATGCGATGAAGTGGTGAAAGATGAAAACGGTCAAATCATTGAATTGAAATGCAGTATTGACCACGACACTTTGGGCAAAAACCCCGAAGGGCGCAAAGTGAAAGGCGTGATTCATTGGGTGTCTGCCGAACACGCCGCGCCAATCAAGGTGCGCCTGTATGACCGCCTGTTTACGGTGGAACGCCCAGACGCGGTGCGTGGCGATGATGGCGAATATTTGCCGTTTACCGATTTCATCAATCCGCAATCAAAACAAGAAATTACCGCATTTGCCGAAAGTGTGGTGAACGATTTGCCGCCCGAAAGCCGTTGGCAATTTGAGCGCGTGGGCTATTTTGTTACCGACCGCCACGACCACAAACAGGGGCAAATGCCTGTGTTCAATCGCACGGTTACGCTGAAAGATGGGTTTCAGAAGTAA
- a CDS encoding histidine kinase dimerization/phospho-acceptor domain-containing protein, translating to MLKYFKNISLRLFFLLLGLCILLTAWAWWHNSPHIRILIGLNLLILATLAWWLAKSINRIRQYAEAMAANRVAPKPQFGESYLARLVNAIAHLRDELNHRQQIENYVLGLTHELKTPLTAQHAALELLQDSHLSHEQHELIQRLSRNVQKQQQLITQLLELARLENCDALTATQSVSLYDLAFQAAQDAQNACSAKQLHIQIDEMPHTPYVQGNPILLRQAIDNLLYNAVDFADSGSLIHLHFAHTAQTLCLHMDNQGSPIPDYALAKIPQRFYSLPRANGRRSSGLGLSFGGANHAFARWHVQAAQSGKWGACQFDF from the coding sequence ATGTTGAAATATTTTAAAAACATCAGTTTGCGTTTGTTTTTTCTGCTGTTGGGTTTGTGTATTTTGCTCACAGCGTGGGCGTGGTGGCACAACAGCCCGCACATTCGCATACTCATCGGCTTGAATTTGTTGATATTGGCAACTTTGGCATGGTGGCTGGCAAAAAGCATCAACCGCATTCGCCAGTATGCCGAAGCCATGGCTGCCAATCGCGTTGCCCCCAAACCGCAATTTGGCGAAAGCTATTTGGCGCGTTTGGTCAATGCCATTGCCCATTTGCGCGATGAACTGAATCATCGCCAACAGATTGAAAATTATGTATTGGGCTTAACCCACGAACTGAAAACGCCACTCACCGCCCAACACGCCGCTTTGGAATTGCTCCAAGACAGCCATTTGAGCCACGAACAGCACGAATTGATACAGCGATTGTCGCGCAATGTGCAAAAACAGCAGCAGTTGATTACGCAATTATTGGAATTGGCGCGTTTGGAAAATTGCGATGCGCTCACTGCCACGCAAAGTGTGTCGCTGTATGATTTGGCTTTTCAGGCAGCCCAAGATGCCCAAAATGCCTGTTCTGCCAAACAGTTGCACATTCAAATAGATGAAATGCCCCACACACCATATGTGCAGGGCAACCCCATTTTGTTGCGTCAAGCCATAGACAATTTATTGTATAACGCGGTGGATTTTGCCGATTCAGGCAGCCTGATTCACCTTCATTTTGCCCACACCGCACAAACCCTGTGTTTGCACATGGACAATCAAGGCAGCCCCATTCCCGATTACGCGCTGGCAAAAATTCCGCAACGTTTTTATTCGCTGCCACGCGCCAACGGTCGGCGCAGTAGCGGTTTGGGATTGAGTTTTGGTGGCGCAAATCATGCGTTTGCACGGTGGCACGTTCAGGCTGCACAATCGGGAAAATGGGGTGCGTGCCAGTTTGATTTTTGA